The Bacillus sp. Y1 genome includes the window AAATTATTTAATGTGTTTACATCGACAAAGGATAAGAGTTCCCTTCTGTTTCCATCAACAATAGCAGTAATAATATCAAGTATTTGTTCCTGTTCATGCTCGTCATCATAACAAAAATGTTCTTTTAAGATTTCTCGAGACCAATCCACTAATTTAATTTCCTGAATAAACTGTCCAAATGCTTTTTTCACAACCACTTCTTCCAGTTTTCCATCGCATTTTACTATATGTTTATCTTCAATTAGAAGAGTCTCATGATTCAAATGGAGTGAGGATTGTGCGTGTTTCTTTAGCAATTGGTGAAATCTTTTCGCATCCTCTTTATTTTGGAAAATGATCTCAAACAACCAAATCCCCCCTTTGGTGAAATCAACGCTTGAAAGGTCCATGCAACTGCATGTTCGTTTTCACAGTCTCTGCTTTCATGTATATGGGGAACTTGGTCAAAATAGAATAAGAGCCAGCGGACTTTTTCCACTGGCTCTTATATTTACCTATTTCCTTCTATTTGGACCATCCACTTGGACAGGGTGAGCTAGATATCTAATTCTCTCTAGAAGCCTTCTTGCTTTCATCTTCTCTTCTTCTCCACGTTGACTATACGTTAAATGATGCTCTAACTCGTTAAAGTTAAAGTTCGATGTAAAGAAGGTAGGCAGATTTTCAAGCATACGGAATTGAAGAATCGTTCCTAGCACTTCATCTCTCGCCCAACTTGATACCGTTTCAGCACCAATATCATCAATCATAAGCACTGGTTCTCGTTTCACTTTTTCAATTTTATCATTGAGTGTCGAGTCACCAATTGATCCTTTTAACTCCCTAATCAACTCTGGGAAGTAAACAATCATAGAAGATACCTTCTTTTTTGCGAGTTCATTAGCAATTGCTCCAAGCAAATATGACTTGCCAACTCCGAACTCACCGTAAAAATAAAGACCCTTTTGCTTTACACTTGAATTGTAGTTTTCTACAAACTCCTCTGCTAATGAAATTGCTTCAATTCTACCTGAGTAATCACCTGACATGTCAAGGTCCGCAAAGCGAGCGTGTAAAATCTCTTTAGGCATATACATACTCTGAATGAGCTTCTCACTTTTTCTTCTCTCGTCTGTCATTACCTTTCTAGGACAGCGGTCGTAATGAATCTCAATAGACCCACGAACAAGAACTAATTGAGGCTGATACCCCTGCATAATATTTTTACAGCCCTCAAGG containing:
- the dnaI gene encoding primosomal protein DnaI produces the protein MERINDTLKKLSASSNFQERYERQKRQVMQHPDIREFIIKHSDILTSQMIERNLSKLYEYSTQCTECTECPSLEGCKNIMQGYQPQLVLVRGSIEIHYDRCPRKVMTDERRKSEKLIQSMYMPKEILHARFADLDMSGDYSGRIEAISLAEEFVENYNSSVKQKGLYFYGEFGVGKSYLLGAIANELAKKKVSSMIVYFPELIRELKGSIGDSTLNDKIEKVKREPVLMIDDIGAETVSSWARDEVLGTILQFRMLENLPTFFTSNFNFNELEHHLTYSQRGEEEKMKARRLLERIRYLAHPVQVDGPNRRK